A stretch of SAR116 cluster alpha proteobacterium HIMB100 DNA encodes these proteins:
- a CDS encoding beta-hydroxyacid dehydrogenase, 3-hydroxyisobutyrate dehydrogenase (PFAM: Domain of unknown function (DUF1932); NAD binding domain of 6-phosphogluconate dehydrogenase): MVHSYRMGLLGCGEAGQAIAQSLYAVSDQPVVGFDVRAVGKDAALDLSGKIGLQPVSERRHLASDADIIISVVTADNAVMAAEQLCPYLSEHHIFVDANSISPNTKKQIAQQVRATGASYVDMAIMAPIPPRGHKTPVLIAGPDKARLTPMLDMLGFDYDWRGEAIGEASLVKMLRSVLIKGVESLVCECVTAAQGQGLDTEILTSAGKTLGIEDMPGLADYVMERVARHGRRRAAELREVAKTLDELGLSNYLPTAIAVHQDMVADLNLAEHFSGNIPENRAVLATAMREGQHKTG, encoded by the coding sequence ATGGTTCACTCTTACAGAATGGGACTTTTGGGATGTGGCGAGGCAGGACAGGCGATAGCACAATCACTTTACGCTGTTTCTGACCAGCCGGTAGTTGGGTTTGATGTCCGGGCTGTCGGCAAAGATGCCGCGCTGGATTTGTCTGGTAAAATTGGGCTTCAGCCTGTTTCTGAACGCAGACATCTGGCCTCTGATGCAGATATTATCATATCGGTCGTTACTGCAGATAACGCAGTGATGGCGGCTGAGCAGCTTTGTCCTTATCTTTCAGAGCATCATATTTTCGTCGATGCGAATTCAATTTCACCAAATACCAAAAAGCAAATTGCTCAACAGGTGCGTGCAACCGGAGCGTCTTATGTGGATATGGCGATTATGGCCCCCATCCCTCCGCGGGGGCACAAAACCCCTGTATTGATTGCTGGTCCCGACAAGGCACGGCTGACACCGATGTTGGATATGTTGGGCTTTGATTATGACTGGCGCGGAGAGGCGATTGGCGAGGCCAGTTTGGTTAAAATGTTACGGTCTGTCCTGATAAAAGGGGTGGAAAGTTTGGTGTGTGAATGTGTGACAGCCGCACAAGGTCAGGGACTGGACACAGAAATCCTGACCTCAGCAGGAAAAACACTTGGTATTGAGGATATGCCTGGTCTTGCAGATTATGTGATGGAACGTGTCGCAAGACATGGTCGGCGCAGAGCAGCAGAGTTGCGAGAAGTGGCAAAGACGCTGGATGAGTTGGGCCTGTCAAATTATCTGCCCACAGCAATTGCTGTACATCAGGATATGGTGGCTGATTTAAATCTTGCTGAACATTTTTCAGGTAATATTCCCGAAAATCGTGCCGTGCTCGCCACAGCGATGCGAGAAGGGCAGCATAAAACTGGATAA